The Terracoccus luteus genome includes a region encoding these proteins:
- a CDS encoding ABC transporter permease: protein MTALTSAKRWVADHVAMIVALLVLVYLFVPVAYTFAFSFNDYRKSNITWVGFTFKHWQNPCGAPGACDSLVVSLQVGVIATLVATALGTMIAFALVRHRFRGQSTSNLIIFIPMATPEIVLGASLLTIFVQGFGSTGLRLGFWTIVIAHIMFCISFVVVTVKARLQSLDPRLEEAAQDLYAGPGGTFWRVTFPLVLPGIVSAALLAFSLSFDDFIITNFVSGDETTFPKFVYTSYLRGIPAQANVIGFSMFLIAVLLVIGAQVVGNLRRAKTA, encoded by the coding sequence ATGACCGCCCTCACCTCGGCCAAGCGCTGGGTGGCCGACCACGTCGCGATGATCGTCGCGCTGCTCGTGCTCGTCTACCTCTTCGTGCCGGTCGCCTACACCTTCGCCTTCTCGTTCAACGACTACCGCAAGTCGAACATCACGTGGGTCGGCTTCACCTTCAAGCACTGGCAGAACCCCTGCGGGGCGCCCGGGGCGTGCGACTCCCTCGTCGTCTCGCTGCAGGTGGGGGTCATCGCCACCCTCGTCGCCACGGCGCTGGGCACGATGATCGCCTTCGCCCTCGTGCGCCACCGCTTCCGCGGCCAGTCGACGAGCAACCTCATCATCTTCATCCCCATGGCCACCCCCGAGATTGTGCTCGGCGCCAGCCTCCTCACGATCTTCGTCCAGGGCTTCGGCAGCACCGGCCTACGGCTCGGGTTCTGGACCATCGTCATCGCGCACATCATGTTCTGCATCAGCTTCGTCGTCGTCACCGTGAAGGCCAGGCTGCAGAGCCTCGACCCGCGGCTCGAGGAGGCGGCGCAGGACCTCTACGCGGGGCCGGGAGGCACCTTCTGGCGGGTGACCTTCCCGCTCGTGCTCCCCGGCATCGTCTCGGCGGCCCTGCTCGCCTTCTCGCTCAGCTTCGACGACTTCATCATCACCAACTTCGTCTCGGGCGACGAGACGACGTTCCCGAAGTTCGTCTACACCTCCTACCTGCGCGGGATCCCCGCCCAGGCCAACGTGATCGGCTTCTCGATGTTCCTCATCGCCGTCCTGCTCGTCATCGGCGCCCAGGTCGTCGGCAACCTCCGGAGGGCGAAGACCGCATGA